One genomic segment of Helianthus annuus cultivar XRQ/B chromosome 14, HanXRQr2.0-SUNRISE, whole genome shotgun sequence includes these proteins:
- the LOC110887550 gene encoding uncharacterized protein LOC110887550: MKQHSFIGHVLSDVFGFGHGENPHDLKIVRFDYMLRTKCYRWDVFDLKTSSWSTPQFTERGFYFWGDAGVFLNGFLYWVTSIQHRFNILALNVKEMGFSKIKLSHGLDPEMLLLGSIGGCLCTINKSTTGFDVWLMKQQCDENSWMKAHSFNFGLEGNRFYPICVLGNGKILMTCSSIQFVIYDTSKDSYKMLNALETLDHIDRMIFVCKGVYGTSQFKFVRSIEYVESWVSPSEMCFI, encoded by the coding sequence ATGAAACAACATTCtttcattggtcatgttttatCCGATGTGTTTGGATTTGGCCATGGTGAGAACCCACATGACTTAAAGATTGTTAGATTTGACTATATGCTCCGTACCAAATGTTATCGATGGGACGTCTTTGATCTTAAAACTAGTTCATGGAGCACACCACAATTCACTGAACGGGGTTTTTATTTTTGGGGTGATGCGGGTGTGTTTCTAAATGGCTTTTTGTATTGGGTAACTTCAATACAACACCGTTTCAACATCTTGGCCCTCAATGTTAAGGAGATGGGATTTTCGAAGATAAAACTTTCTCATGGACTCGACCCTGAAATGCTTCTTTTGGGATCCATAGGTGGATGCCTTTGCACGATTAACAAAAGTACTACTGGATTTGATGTGTGGTTGATGAAACAACAGTGTGATGAGAACTCGTGGATGAAAGCACATTCATTCAATTTCGGTTTGGAAGGTAACAGGTTCTACCCTATTTGTGTTTTGGGTAACGGAAAAATTCTTATGACATGTAGCTCAATCCAATTTGTTATCTATGACACGTCAAAAGATTCATATAAGATGCTCAACGCTTTGGAAACTCTTGATCATATCGACAGGATGATTTTTGTTTGCAAGGGAGTATACGGTACTTCTCAATTCAAGTTTGTACGCTCAATCGAGTACGTGGAAAGTTGGGTTTCACCTTCTGAAATGTGTTTTATCTAA
- the LOC110887551 gene encoding uncharacterized protein LOC110887551, with translation MALVPVKEAGSMSFQVLVLTPTNYPVWAVKVKAIMDANGVWETVEPRALGAEPDEKKAKQALAFLFQAIPEEMVLQMASYTDPKQVWDGLKTRYLGVDRVRAARLATLRRELENMRMKEGEAVDDFVVKLNGIASKVRSLGYELEEVDLVKRLLDSMPKPFFQLVASIEQCFDLETMLFDEAVGRLKAYEERLKAKEKTEDIQGGLLLASHEKSHGCKHCGVGSSNRDDFGRGRGRGRGSVRGRVGNERFRDKSHVKCYKCGEYGHYNNECPKLKDEEANLIEEEPTLL, from the coding sequence ATGGCGCTAGTACCTGTTAAAGAGGCTGGTTCGATGTCGTTTCAAGTTCTGGTTTTGACCCCAACAAACTATCCGGTGTGGGCGGTCAAGGTTAAGGCCATTATGGATGCAAATGGCGTATGGGAGACTGTTGAACCGAGGGCGTTAGGTGCTGAACCGGATGAGAAGAAAGCAAAACAAGCTTTAGCCTTTTTGTTTCAAGCTATTCCCGAAGAGATGGTGCTGCAAATGGCCAGCTACACCGATCCCAAGCAAGTGTGGGACGGACTGAAGACCCGGTACTTGGGTGTAGATCGGGTAAGAGCGGCTCGACTTGCAACATTAAGACGGGAGCTTGAAAACATGCGCATGAAAGAGGGTGAAGCGGTTGATGATTTCGTGGTGAAACTGAACGGCATAGCATCGAAGGTAAGGTCTCTAGGTTATGAACTTGAAGAGGTTGATTTGGTGAAAAGATTACTTGATTCGATGCCGAAGCCATTCTTCCAACTTGTGGCTTCAATCGAACAATGTTTTGATTTGGAAACAATGTTATTCGACGAAGCCGTTGGAAGGTTGAAAGCGTATGAGGAGCGCTTGAAAGCCAAGGAGAAGACGGAGGACATTCAAGGCGGTCTGTTGTTGGCTAGTCATGAGAAATCGCACGGGTGTAAGCATTGTGGCGTTGGAAGCTCAAACCGAGATGACTTTGGGCGTGGCCGGGGAAGAGGCCGTGGGTCCGTGAGGGGTCGAGTTGGTAACGAGCGGTTCAGGGATAAAAGCCACGTGAAATGTTACAAGTGCGGAGAATATGGTCATTATAACAACGAGTGTCCGAAGTTGAAAGATGAAGAAGCGAATTTGATTGAGGAGGAACCGACGTTGTTATGA